One Mesorhizobium loti genomic window carries:
- a CDS encoding Putative integral membrane protein, whose protein sequence is MTTFEFSGHRLDLRKGRLQRGGYDVDLRAKSLSLLTYLLENAGRVVGKDELVDAIWPNIAVSDDSLTQCMKDIRKALGPDADGLIRTVMRRGYVIDEDRVRRIGNRDTSGATGTGEGAVDTPSIAVLPFENLSGDPAQDYFADGMVDEIITALSRMRWLFVIARNSSFAYKGQADGVKRAGAELGVRYVLTGSVRKAGDHIRLTGQLIDQSSGKTIWADRYDGTMADVFDLQDRFAESVVGAIQPSILSAEIERSRRKRPESLAAYDYVLRAFPLAWSLERAQNEEAGTLLERAIAIEPDYALALSLLAWCHLQRVTYHWTETPAASREEGLRLAQKGAALSGDDPMVLAVLGAAHSFARDFDVADMHLTRARTLDPNSAWAWLRSGWLDVYRERPEAAIEKFEHFERLSPRDPMGYMAELGIGAAHFITGRYEEALVMTRRGVSRHPGATWALRWLVMTLVQAGRKDEARRVCGRLLESHPGLTVATIWDQLPFEGGTRERVAASLREAGLPD, encoded by the coding sequence ATGACGACGTTCGAATTCTCGGGTCACAGGCTCGACCTCCGCAAAGGCAGGTTGCAAAGGGGCGGGTACGACGTCGACCTGCGCGCCAAGTCGCTCTCGTTGCTCACCTATCTCCTGGAGAATGCCGGTCGCGTCGTCGGCAAGGACGAACTGGTCGACGCCATCTGGCCCAACATCGCCGTCTCCGACGATTCACTGACCCAATGCATGAAGGATATCCGCAAGGCGCTCGGCCCGGATGCGGACGGCCTGATCCGTACCGTGATGCGGCGGGGCTATGTGATCGACGAGGATCGTGTTCGTCGCATCGGGAATCGCGACACGTCGGGTGCGACCGGGACGGGGGAAGGCGCCGTCGACACGCCGTCGATCGCGGTGCTGCCCTTCGAGAACCTGAGCGGCGACCCGGCGCAGGACTATTTCGCCGACGGCATGGTCGACGAGATCATCACCGCACTGTCGCGCATGCGCTGGCTGTTCGTCATCGCCCGCAATTCGAGCTTCGCCTACAAGGGGCAGGCCGACGGCGTGAAACGGGCCGGAGCCGAGCTCGGCGTGCGCTACGTGCTGACCGGCAGCGTTCGCAAGGCCGGTGACCACATCCGCCTTACGGGACAACTCATCGATCAGTCGTCCGGCAAGACGATCTGGGCCGATCGCTACGACGGAACCATGGCCGACGTGTTCGACCTGCAAGACCGGTTCGCCGAGAGTGTCGTCGGCGCCATCCAGCCCTCCATCCTGTCGGCCGAGATCGAGCGGTCGCGGCGCAAGCGGCCGGAAAGCCTCGCCGCCTACGACTACGTGCTGCGCGCCTTTCCGCTCGCCTGGTCGCTCGAGCGGGCGCAGAACGAGGAGGCCGGGACACTGCTTGAACGGGCGATCGCGATCGAGCCTGATTATGCGCTGGCGCTTTCGCTGCTGGCCTGGTGCCATCTGCAGCGTGTCACCTACCACTGGACCGAAACGCCGGCCGCGTCCCGGGAAGAGGGCCTGCGCCTGGCGCAGAAGGGGGCGGCGCTGTCCGGCGACGACCCGATGGTGCTTGCGGTGCTCGGCGCCGCGCATTCTTTCGCCCGCGACTTTGATGTCGCCGACATGCATCTGACACGGGCGCGCACGCTCGATCCGAATTCCGCCTGGGCCTGGCTGCGCAGCGGCTGGCTTGACGTCTATCGCGAGCGGCCCGAGGCGGCGATCGAGAAGTTCGAGCATTTCGAACGGCTGAGCCCGCGCGACCCGATGGGCTACATGGCCGAACTCGGCATCGGCGCCGCCCATTTCATTACCGGGCGCTACGAAGAAGCATTGGTCATGACGCGGCGCGGGGTCAGCCGGCACCCTGGCGCCACCTGGGCGCTACGCTGGTTGGTGATGACGCTGGTCCAAGCCGGCCGCAAGGATGAAGCCCGGCGCGTGTGCGGCAGGCTGCTGGAAAGCCATCCGGGGCTGACGGTCGCCACGATCTGGGACCAGCTGCCTTTCGAAGGGGGCACGCGGGAGCGCGTTGCCGCCAGCCTGCGCGAGGCCGGCCTGCCGGACTGA
- a CDS encoding Response regulator receiver domain-containing protein, with protein sequence MTKVRDVSFVALAALSTMLGLAGNVDAEDAPPTIVTLGARYINGRNRSSSRRICR encoded by the coding sequence ATGACAAAAGTGCGTGACGTTTCGTTTGTGGCCCTTGCCGCACTTTCCACAATGTTGGGGTTGGCCGGCAACGTGGATGCCGAGGATGCACCTCCGACAATCGTAACCCTCGGCGCCCGCTACATCAACGGCCGGAATAGAAGCTCCAGCCGACGCATTTGCCGCTAA
- a CDS encoding Transcriptional regulator — MRIRLLGGLEVMSGEGQPVRFATRKSALLFAALVLAGRRGATRERLCEGFWPGRGDAQSRNSLRQALADIRRWFPATGNAAISIDGDQETVALTAGPDEADIWLFERKLAESGTTDLAFAADLYRGDVLAGEAIPDGLDEWFSPYQFRYRQKAQQLAERLSLEKPEAGSADEAACERLAERLLASDPAAEPAHRALMRIHAARGHENAALRQFETCRALLKKHLGVEPEAQTLSLAASLQTRGGHRQTASAHDTAQPPQPIATPARPHDQPSVAVMPFDNLGGAEDEYFADGVVEEITAALSRIRNFFVIARQSAFTYKGRFADVREVGRELGVNYVVEGTVRRGGDRLRISVQLVDAETRTQLWSERYDGATEDVFEFQDRIAAQVAGAIHPAIRGAEIELARRKPPTSLRAYDLVMRAYPDIWGRRKDTNDLAIELLKKAITVDPAYGRAHALLAWCHASNAAYLWAEQPEMELEKALAAVEAAGSIGDDPTALAAAGSALSMCGEQERAATFIERALTLDPNNAWAWARHGWIAIYKDKAALAQERFQRAMTLSPMDPFAFAVRLGTGYALAKTGSLSQAVAIAREVIAARPDIIMSYRYLAAWSAMGGDLETARWAAQMLMAGQPSFTIERFRSLPIFRNTPEWADKVVEGLKLAGLPER; from the coding sequence GTGCGTATCCGGTTGCTTGGCGGTCTCGAAGTGATGTCCGGAGAGGGCCAGCCCGTCCGCTTCGCAACGCGCAAGTCGGCGCTGCTTTTTGCCGCCCTGGTCCTGGCGGGTCGCCGCGGCGCCACTCGCGAACGGCTTTGCGAAGGGTTTTGGCCGGGACGAGGCGATGCGCAGTCGCGCAACAGCCTGCGCCAGGCGCTGGCCGACATCCGGCGGTGGTTTCCCGCCACCGGCAATGCAGCCATTTCCATCGACGGGGATCAGGAAACGGTTGCGCTGACGGCCGGCCCGGACGAAGCCGACATCTGGCTCTTCGAGCGCAAGCTCGCCGAAAGCGGGACGACGGACCTCGCCTTTGCCGCCGACCTCTATCGCGGTGATGTGCTTGCGGGGGAGGCCATTCCGGACGGACTGGATGAATGGTTCAGCCCATACCAGTTCAGATACCGGCAGAAGGCGCAGCAGCTGGCGGAGCGCCTGAGCCTTGAGAAGCCCGAAGCCGGATCCGCGGACGAAGCAGCTTGCGAACGGCTCGCCGAAAGGCTGCTTGCCTCGGATCCGGCCGCCGAGCCGGCGCATCGGGCCTTGATGCGCATCCACGCTGCGAGGGGCCACGAAAACGCGGCCTTGCGTCAGTTCGAGACCTGCCGCGCGCTGCTGAAGAAGCATCTGGGCGTGGAACCCGAGGCACAGACGCTGTCACTGGCGGCGTCGCTGCAGACGCGGGGCGGACATCGCCAGACCGCGTCGGCGCACGACACCGCCCAGCCGCCTCAGCCTATCGCCACGCCGGCGAGACCGCATGACCAGCCGTCGGTGGCGGTGATGCCTTTCGACAATCTCGGCGGGGCGGAGGACGAGTATTTTGCCGACGGCGTTGTAGAGGAGATCACCGCCGCGCTTTCGCGCATCCGGAACTTCTTCGTCATCGCGCGCCAGTCCGCCTTCACCTATAAGGGCCGCTTCGCCGACGTGCGCGAGGTCGGCCGGGAACTCGGCGTCAATTACGTCGTTGAAGGCACCGTTCGGCGGGGCGGCGATCGGCTGCGCATTTCCGTGCAGTTGGTTGATGCCGAGACGCGGACACAGCTCTGGTCCGAGCGCTACGATGGTGCGACCGAGGACGTTTTCGAGTTCCAGGACAGGATCGCGGCGCAGGTGGCGGGCGCCATCCATCCGGCCATCCGTGGTGCCGAGATCGAGCTGGCCAGGCGCAAGCCGCCGACCAGCCTCAGGGCCTATGATCTCGTCATGCGCGCCTATCCGGACATTTGGGGCCGCCGTAAGGACACCAACGACCTGGCAATAGAGCTGCTCAAGAAAGCGATCACGGTCGATCCGGCCTATGGCCGCGCGCATGCCCTTCTAGCATGGTGCCACGCCTCGAACGCTGCCTATCTGTGGGCCGAGCAGCCGGAAATGGAGCTGGAAAAGGCGCTCGCGGCAGTTGAGGCGGCAGGCTCGATCGGCGACGACCCAACCGCATTGGCCGCCGCCGGCTCGGCATTGAGCATGTGCGGCGAACAGGAGCGCGCAGCCACCTTCATCGAAAGAGCTCTCACGCTCGATCCGAACAATGCCTGGGCATGGGCACGCCACGGCTGGATCGCGATCTACAAGGACAAGGCCGCCCTGGCCCAGGAACGGTTCCAGCGGGCGATGACGCTGAGCCCGATGGATCCGTTCGCATTCGCCGTGAGACTGGGAACGGGCTACGCCTTGGCCAAGACAGGGTCCCTTTCCCAGGCCGTCGCGATCGCCCGCGAGGTCATCGCCGCCCGCCCCGACATCATCATGTCTTATCGATACCTCGCCGCCTGGTCGGCGATGGGCGGCGACCTGGAGACCGCCCGCTGGGCCGCGCAAATGCTCATGGCCGGCCAGCCAAGTTTCACGATCGAGCGATTCCGGTCGCTGCCTATCTTCCGGAACACGCCGGAATGGGCAGACAAGGTGGTCGAAGGCTTGAAGCTGGCGGGATTGCCCGAGCGCTGA
- a CDS encoding FecR family protein, producing MHVKADAPVASTTLTRGEALSILSAGIAGPCCGEAHEMLAWLYLLTASEAGAEPPAERPRPWLRLRSLFQT from the coding sequence ATGCATGTGAAGGCTGATGCGCCGGTTGCGTCCACCACACTGACGCGAGGGGAAGCACTTAGCATCCTTTCTGCGGGCATAGCCGGCCCCTGCTGCGGCGAGGCCCATGAGATGTTGGCCTGGCTCTACCTGCTGACAGCTAGCGAGGCGGGCGCGGAACCGCCCGCCGAACGCCCCCGCCCATGGCTTCGCCTGCGCAGCCTCTTTCAGACTTGA
- a CDS encoding Alpha-L-rhamnosidase N-terminal domain protein: MYRAEPDKVKFFMIFNGKSELIAQAAVGKAITFSLAIDDAGILTVAIGKTNPVKGTAEVLHPQRDMVHMDCSVGDVSFLNVQPG; this comes from the coding sequence ATGTATCGGGCCGAGCCAGATAAAGTGAAATTCTTCATGATATTTAACGGCAAGTCAGAGCTGATCGCACAAGCAGCTGTAGGGAAGGCGATTACCTTCAGCCTGGCGATCGATGACGCGGGCATCCTTACCGTCGCGATCGGCAAGACCAATCCCGTCAAGGGCACGGCGGAGGTGCTGCATCCTCAGCGCGACATGGTACACATGGACTGTTCGGTCGGGGATGTCAGCTTTCTGAATGTGCAACCTGGGTAA
- a CDS encoding transcriptional regulatory protein, translating into MKPLVLISSKDPDFFLVFGHILSVAGFEIRLITGDREIARAIEAAAPLAVVMDCHPGDRAVVKQCAWLKSAAATKATPVVSLVAPRSGKLHLDLIKAGVDEIFSRPFAPEQLLAWLHGKAALAKLSRETDSGELVQGDFRLERQTHRTFFRQKEIVMPPIEFKLLRSLLAQPGKVFSREELVATAWPEHAAATDVRGVDVHIARLRKRLRASVGSDVIRTVRSAGYAFAPEW; encoded by the coding sequence ATGAAGCCGCTGGTCCTGATCTCCTCGAAGGACCCGGATTTTTTCCTGGTTTTCGGGCACATCCTGTCGGTAGCTGGCTTTGAAATACGGCTGATCACGGGAGATCGGGAAATCGCACGTGCCATCGAGGCGGCAGCCCCGCTTGCTGTCGTCATGGACTGCCATCCAGGCGACCGTGCGGTGGTCAAACAGTGCGCCTGGCTGAAGTCTGCCGCCGCGACCAAAGCGACGCCGGTGGTAAGCCTGGTCGCCCCGCGTTCGGGCAAGCTGCATCTAGACTTGATCAAGGCTGGCGTCGACGAGATATTTTCGCGGCCGTTCGCCCCCGAACAGCTTCTGGCCTGGCTGCATGGCAAAGCGGCCCTTGCGAAGCTATCGCGCGAAACGGATTCGGGTGAGCTGGTTCAGGGCGATTTCCGGCTGGAGCGACAAACCCACCGGACATTCTTCCGGCAAAAAGAAATTGTGATGCCACCGATCGAGTTCAAGCTCTTGCGCAGCCTTTTGGCGCAGCCTGGCAAAGTCTTCAGCCGCGAGGAACTGGTCGCGACCGCCTGGCCTGAACATGCCGCCGCAACCGATGTGCGGGGCGTCGACGTCCATATCGCCAGGCTGCGCAAAAGGCTTCGGGCATCCGTGGGAAGCGATGTGATCCGGACGGTCCGCTCGGCTGGCTACGCCTTCGCGCCGGAGTGGTAA
- a CDS encoding ABC transporter, with product MLAQAPLPVAAVQSIPHVRIDGLNKWFGALQVLKDIDLTVGAGARIVVCGPSGSGKSTLIRCINGLEPFQKGTIQLEGTTLGRNARDTAMARRQTGMVFQSFNLFPHLTVLANCTLALRRVLLKPAREAEEIAMRHLTAVRIPEKAQAYPAQLSGGQQQRVAIARALCLNPRILLFDEPTSALDPEMIKEVLDVMIALARSGVTMVCVTHEMGFAREVADEIVFMDQGRIVEHASSRDFFSRAAHPRARLFLDTILSH from the coding sequence ATGCTCGCTCAAGCCCCACTTCCAGTCGCGGCCGTTCAATCGATCCCTCATGTCCGGATCGACGGCCTCAACAAATGGTTCGGCGCCCTGCAGGTTTTGAAAGACATCGATCTGACGGTTGGAGCGGGCGCGCGCATCGTCGTTTGCGGACCGTCCGGCTCCGGCAAGTCGACCTTGATTCGCTGCATCAACGGTCTCGAGCCCTTCCAAAAGGGAACGATCCAGCTCGAAGGGACGACTCTGGGAAGAAATGCCCGTGACACGGCTATGGCGCGCCGGCAGACGGGCATGGTGTTCCAGAGCTTCAACCTGTTTCCGCACCTCACGGTGCTTGCCAACTGCACGCTGGCGCTGCGCCGGGTTCTCCTGAAACCGGCGCGCGAGGCCGAAGAGATCGCCATGCGGCATCTGACAGCGGTGCGCATCCCCGAAAAGGCGCAGGCCTACCCGGCCCAGCTTTCCGGCGGCCAACAACAACGGGTGGCGATCGCACGCGCGCTTTGCCTCAATCCCCGCATCTTGCTGTTCGACGAACCCACCTCGGCGCTCGACCCGGAAATGATCAAGGAAGTCCTGGACGTCATGATCGCGCTGGCGCGAAGCGGCGTGACCATGGTCTGCGTGACCCATGAAATGGGTTTCGCACGCGAAGTCGCGGATGAGATCGTTTTCATGGACCAAGGCCGCATTGTCGAACATGCTTCTTCCAGAGACTTTTTCTCTAGAGCCGCTCACCCACGCGCCCGGCTGTTCCTGGATACCATCCTGAGCCATTGA
- a CDS encoding ABC transporter: MGFNFDFALSTIPTIIGAIGTTLLATVLSCLGASALGFTFEMIRRGGGAPGLAVRFLIDFIRSTPVLAWLYFLYFVLPFYGIRLGAMTVGILGLSLYYSGYLAEVFKAGIDAIPKGQQEAARALSVTRRDTVVFVIAPQMLRNVAAPLGNYLVSILKATPYLAILAVPEMLGRAFDIASETYRYAEPLTVAGILFLALALILAYGVRRIEQRLLAAGRR; the protein is encoded by the coding sequence GTGGGATTTAACTTTGACTTCGCACTATCGACCATCCCGACGATCATCGGGGCGATCGGGACGACCCTGCTCGCGACGGTCTTGAGTTGTCTCGGCGCTTCGGCGCTTGGCTTCACTTTCGAAATGATCCGCCGCGGGGGCGGTGCGCCTGGCCTCGCCGTCCGCTTCCTGATCGACTTCATCCGCTCGACGCCGGTTCTGGCTTGGCTCTATTTCCTGTATTTCGTCCTGCCCTTCTACGGGATCCGGCTTGGCGCCATGACGGTCGGCATATTGGGGCTGAGCCTCTATTACAGCGGCTATCTGGCGGAGGTGTTCAAAGCGGGCATCGACGCAATCCCGAAAGGCCAGCAGGAAGCAGCCAGAGCCTTGTCAGTCACACGCCGCGACACGGTCGTCTTCGTCATCGCGCCGCAGATGTTGCGCAACGTCGCGGCACCATTGGGCAACTATCTGGTTTCGATCCTCAAGGCGACGCCCTATCTCGCGATCCTGGCCGTGCCCGAAATGCTAGGACGCGCCTTCGACATCGCCTCCGAGACCTATCGATACGCAGAGCCACTGACCGTCGCCGGCATTCTGTTTCTCGCCTTGGCGCTGATACTTGCTTATGGCGTGAGGCGCATCGAACAACGCCTGCTTGCGGCTGGACGTCGCTGA
- a CDS encoding ABC transporter: MLDIWLGILQGLGITLEVTAYGLVFAVPFALVFGVVQFLTTGMTRFLVTAVIEFWRSSAVVVLLFFFYYVLPVMGITLSALTVSALVLGLNTGGYASQAVRAGLQSLPAGQREAGMALGLSRPAILFLIELPQALVAMSPTFVNNLIQLVKATSLVSLVTLTDMTFRAKEIAQTDYDPVAIYSALLLAFFVVCYPIALAGRWLEARVNPERGTPRGI, translated from the coding sequence ATGCTCGACATCTGGCTGGGCATTCTGCAAGGGCTGGGTATCACCCTAGAGGTCACGGCCTATGGCCTTGTCTTTGCGGTCCCCTTCGCGCTCGTCTTCGGCGTCGTGCAGTTTCTGACCACCGGCATGACACGCTTTCTGGTTACCGCCGTGATTGAATTCTGGCGCAGCTCCGCGGTCGTCGTCCTGCTCTTCTTCTTTTACTACGTGCTGCCGGTGATGGGGATCACACTATCGGCGCTGACCGTCAGTGCATTGGTGCTCGGCCTCAACACCGGCGGCTATGCCAGCCAGGCGGTGCGCGCCGGGCTGCAGTCTCTTCCCGCCGGCCAACGCGAGGCTGGCATGGCGCTCGGCCTCTCGCGCCCGGCGATCCTGTTTCTGATCGAGCTGCCGCAGGCCTTGGTCGCCATGAGCCCGACCTTCGTCAACAACCTTATCCAACTCGTCAAGGCAACCTCCCTCGTCTCGCTGGTCACGCTGACGGACATGACCTTCCGCGCCAAGGAAATTGCGCAGACCGACTACGACCCCGTCGCGATCTATTCGGCGCTGCTGCTGGCCTTCTTCGTCGTCTGTTATCCGATCGCGCTTGCCGGCCGCTGGCTCGAGGCGCGAGTCAATCCCGAAAGAGGAACGCCGCGTGGGATTTAA
- a CDS encoding P-type conjugative transfer ATPase TrbB: MIVPDRAVFDVFPAHNGDRMAISHNDTEGRARSSRMLRTALGPAIARFLDDPAIVEIMLNPDGRIWVDRLSEGLANTGEMLAPAAGERIVRLVAHHVGAEVHSRSPRVSAELPQTGERFEGLLPPVVAAPAFAIRKPAVAVFTLDDYVAAGIMSAGQAAILRAAVAERANILVAGGTSTGKTTLTNALLAEVAKGMDRVVIIEDTRELQCAAPNLVAMRTKDGVATLADLVRSSLRLRPDRIPIGEVRGAEALDLLKAWGTGHPGGIGTLHAGSGIGALRRLEQLVQEAVVTVPRALIADTIGLVAVLTGRGAARRLSELVRVEGLGPDGDYRIAEATPINSGETP; encoded by the coding sequence TTGATCGTCCCCGACCGGGCGGTGTTTGATGTGTTCCCGGCTCATAACGGGGACAGGATGGCTATCTCGCACAACGATACCGAAGGACGCGCGCGCAGCTCGCGCATGCTGCGCACCGCGCTCGGGCCAGCCATCGCCCGGTTTCTCGACGATCCCGCGATCGTTGAAATAATGCTGAACCCGGATGGCCGCATCTGGGTGGACCGCCTTTCGGAAGGTTTGGCCAATACAGGGGAAATGCTGGCACCTGCCGCTGGTGAGCGAATTGTGCGCCTGGTTGCCCATCATGTCGGCGCCGAGGTCCATTCCCGTTCCCCACGCGTCTCGGCCGAGTTGCCGCAAACCGGCGAGCGTTTCGAAGGCCTGTTGCCGCCCGTCGTCGCAGCACCCGCCTTCGCGATCCGCAAGCCCGCGGTCGCCGTGTTCACGCTCGATGACTACGTCGCGGCAGGCATAATGTCCGCCGGCCAGGCCGCGATCTTGCGCGCCGCGGTTGCGGAGCGCGCGAACATCCTTGTCGCCGGCGGCACATCGACTGGCAAGACGACCCTCACCAACGCGCTGCTCGCCGAAGTGGCGAAAGGGATGGATCGGGTCGTCATCATCGAGGACACCCGCGAACTGCAATGCGCCGCGCCCAACCTTGTCGCAATGCGCACCAAGGATGGCGTCGCAACGCTCGCCGACCTGGTTCGCTCTTCGCTGCGCCTGCGGCCCGATCGCATTCCCATCGGCGAGGTTCGTGGCGCCGAAGCCCTCGACCTTTTGAAGGCATGGGGAACCGGGCACCCCGGCGGCATCGGCACCCTTCATGCCGGCTCCGGCATCGGCGCCCTGCGCCGCCTTGAGCAGCTTGTCCAGGAAGCCGTCGTCACCGTCCCGCGTGCATTGATCGCCGACACGATCGGCCTCGTCGCAGTGCTTACCGGACGTGGCGCCGCCCGACGGCTTAGCGAACTCGTCCGGGTCGAGGGTCTCGGCCCCGACGGCGATTATCGCATTGCTGAAGCGACACCGATCAACTCAGGAGAAACCCCATGA
- a CDS encoding conjugal transfer protein TrbC, giving the protein MIRLLARSHGSLAAAAAALAVNLMVASSAHASGSSMPWEQPLEKILQSVEGPVSKIIAVIIIIVTGLTLAFGDSSGGFRRLIQIVFGLSIAFAASSFFLSFFSFGGGALI; this is encoded by the coding sequence ATGATCCGCCTCCTCGCACGCAGCCACGGCAGCCTGGCCGCGGCGGCCGCCGCCCTTGCCGTCAATCTCATGGTCGCGTCGAGCGCCCATGCGTCAGGCTCCTCGATGCCATGGGAACAGCCACTCGAAAAAATCCTGCAGTCGGTCGAGGGACCGGTCTCCAAGATCATTGCCGTCATCATCATCATCGTCACCGGCCTGACGCTGGCCTTCGGCGACAGTTCGGGCGGCTTCAGGCGGCTCATCCAGATCGTTTTTGGCCTTTCGATCGCCTTTGCGGCGTCGAGTTTCTTCCTGTCGTTCTTCTCGTTCGGCGGCGGAGCGTTGATCTGA